The Brasilonema sennae CENA114 genome includes a region encoding these proteins:
- a CDS encoding phycobilisome linker polypeptide: MPFGPASRLGVSLFDETPPLEWVPGRSDEEAEILIQAVYRQVLGNAYVMESERLTVPESQFKRGELSVREFVRAVAKSDLYFSRFGDTPRYRFIELNFRHLLGRAPNSYDEMKAHSAILDAGNFEAEIDSYLDSDEYQNTFGENLVPYIRGYKTEALSHMIGFTHTFQLVRGASTSSLKGDLAGKSPKLNSLVISAIPTPVVPPGSTFRNPPLGSRVRLGVGASEEGKVFRIEVTGYRANAVNRVSKFRRSNQVYLVPFEKLSEEYQRIHRQGGVIASITPV; the protein is encoded by the coding sequence ATGCCTTTTGGACCAGCATCACGTTTAGGAGTTAGCTTATTTGACGAAACCCCTCCACTTGAGTGGGTTCCAGGTCGCTCTGATGAAGAAGCAGAAATTCTGATTCAAGCCGTTTACAGGCAAGTACTGGGTAATGCGTACGTTATGGAAAGTGAGCGGCTGACAGTGCCAGAATCACAATTCAAACGTGGTGAACTCAGTGTTCGTGAGTTTGTTCGGGCTGTAGCAAAGTCCGATCTCTACTTCTCGCGCTTTGGTGATACCCCCCGCTATCGTTTTATCGAGCTAAACTTCCGGCACTTACTTGGTCGCGCCCCTAATAGTTACGATGAAATGAAGGCTCACAGTGCCATCCTCGATGCGGGTAATTTTGAAGCTGAAATCGACTCCTACCTTGACAGTGACGAATATCAGAACACCTTTGGTGAAAACCTGGTACCTTACATTAGAGGCTACAAGACCGAAGCATTAAGCCATATGATTGGCTTTACCCATACCTTCCAGTTGGTGCGGGGTGCTTCCACTAGCTCTCTCAAGGGAGATTTGGCAGGGAAGTCTCCAAAACTCAACTCACTAGTCATTAGTGCAATACCAACCCCTGTTGTTCCACCAGGATCAACCTTCCGCAACCCGCCACTAGGCTCACGTGTCCGTCTTGGTGTGGGAGCAAGCGAAGAAGGCAAAGTTTTCCGCATCGAAGTCACTGGCTACCGAGCAAATGCGGTTAACCGAGTTTCCAAATTCCGCCGCAGCAATCAGGTTTACTTGGTACCGTTCGAGAAGCTTTCGGAAGAATATCAACGGATTCACAGACAGGGTGGTGTTATCGCTAGTATCACGCCTGTATAG
- a CDS encoding SDR family oxidoreductase — protein MLNVENKVIAITGASSGIGEATAKLLAKNGAKVLLGARRTEKLEKIVEEIRASDGTAEFKAVDVSNREDMKQFIHFAKDKFGRVDVIFNNAGVMPLSPMNALKVNEWDNMINVNIHGVLNGIAAGLPIMEAQGGGQFINTASIGAHVVVPTGAVYCATKYAVWAISEGLRQESKNLRVTTISPGVVETELGSDITEESAKGALKEFRKISLTPDAIARAVLYAVSQPDDVDVNEVIVRPTASAF, from the coding sequence GCTACCGCTAAACTGCTAGCCAAAAATGGCGCAAAAGTTCTTCTGGGGGCACGGCGCACTGAAAAACTAGAAAAAATTGTTGAGGAAATCCGCGCATCAGATGGAACAGCAGAATTCAAAGCTGTGGATGTCAGCAATCGCGAGGATATGAAACAGTTCATTCACTTTGCCAAGGACAAGTTTGGTCGCGTCGATGTCATCTTCAACAACGCAGGCGTTATGCCCCTGTCCCCAATGAACGCTCTGAAAGTTAATGAGTGGGATAACATGATTAATGTGAACATTCACGGTGTGCTGAACGGCATTGCTGCTGGTCTGCCCATCATGGAAGCGCAAGGCGGCGGGCAGTTTATCAATACTGCTTCCATCGGCGCCCATGTTGTAGTGCCTACTGGCGCTGTCTATTGCGCGACAAAATATGCTGTCTGGGCGATATCTGAAGGACTGCGTCAAGAATCGAAAAATCTCCGCGTGACGACAATATCTCCCGGTGTGGTTGAAACTGAACTCGGCTCTGATATTACAGAGGAGTCAGCAAAAGGTGCTTTGAAAGAATTCCGCAAAATTTCGCTGACTCCGGATGCGATCGCAAGAGCTGTCTTATATGCCGTTTCCCAGCCTGATGATGTTGATGTCAATGAAGTGATTGTCCGCCCAACGGCAAGTGCATTTTAA
- a CDS encoding DUF2656 domain-containing protein — protein sequence MMSDVPQQRMLLSHNFSVSDNSVPELDREQFATVFIEGFGEEKNIKCQTVDNPHWIVEILFKSDELSPQQVGKQCAQILAQKRQSQQSAEQAIPQILVLGGMKTTPPTSTSPGSLQPGQWGVDVVETASAEEFLQAIAWDATIAQKPVDSVFKVELKQS from the coding sequence ATGATGAGCGACGTACCCCAGCAACGAATGCTGCTTTCTCATAACTTTAGTGTGTCAGATAACAGTGTTCCTGAACTTGATCGAGAACAGTTCGCCACCGTCTTTATTGAAGGATTCGGTGAGGAAAAAAATATCAAATGTCAGACAGTGGACAATCCTCACTGGATCGTAGAAATTCTGTTTAAGAGTGATGAGCTTTCACCGCAGCAGGTTGGCAAACAGTGCGCCCAGATACTAGCCCAGAAGCGTCAGTCGCAACAGTCTGCCGAACAAGCAATCCCACAAATTTTGGTACTGGGAGGAATGAAAACAACTCCACCAACGAGTACTTCGCCTGGCTCCCTGCAACCCGGACAATGGGGAGTGGATGTTGTAGAAACTGCATCAGCAGAGGAGTTTTTGCAGGCGATCGCCTGGGATGCGACTATTGCCCAAAAGCCTGTTGATAGTGTATTTAAAGTTGAACTGAAGCAGTCTTGA
- a CDS encoding ankyrin repeat domain-containing protein translates to MSSLNNELIRAVVRGDATAVADLLAQQANVNTTGGVTPVGESNTLLMWAAGEGYADVVKILLSHGAHVNVKNNANYTALMYAAEGGYSESVNALLDYGADIHPRNHYGETVLMSIARFGLTDLILRLIDLGADVHATNRIGDTALYLAVDNGQFYTVKALISRGASVNTHNIGDWTPLMMASARGDLEVMELLLEHGADFSPKNRWGATALSEAKRSFRPVSAVQILQQAGATE, encoded by the coding sequence ATGTCTTCACTGAACAATGAATTGATCCGAGCAGTTGTTCGAGGAGATGCTACGGCGGTGGCAGATCTGTTAGCTCAACAGGCAAACGTCAATACAACTGGGGGAGTCACCCCAGTTGGAGAAAGCAATACTTTACTCATGTGGGCAGCGGGAGAGGGTTATGCGGATGTGGTTAAAATCCTACTGAGTCATGGTGCACATGTAAATGTCAAAAATAATGCTAACTATACTGCCCTGATGTACGCCGCAGAGGGTGGGTATTCAGAAAGCGTTAACGCGCTGCTGGATTATGGAGCTGATATCCATCCAAGAAACCATTACGGTGAGACAGTGCTGATGTCTATTGCCCGCTTTGGTCTGACAGACCTGATCCTGCGTCTGATTGACTTGGGGGCAGATGTACATGCAACCAACAGGATTGGGGATACGGCGCTGTACTTGGCAGTTGACAATGGACAGTTTTATACTGTCAAGGCATTGATTTCACGGGGAGCCTCGGTGAATACACACAACATTGGCGACTGGACTCCCTTAATGATGGCATCAGCACGCGGAGATTTGGAGGTGATGGAACTCCTGCTTGAGCATGGCGCGGACTTTAGTCCCAAAAACCGTTGGGGGGCAACGGCATTAAGTGAAGCAAAGCGATCGTTTCGTCCCGTCAGTGCAGTTCAAATTTTACAACAGGCAGGCGCAACGGAGTGA